The following proteins are encoded in a genomic region of Burkholderia stabilis:
- a CDS encoding response regulator transcription factor, producing the protein MKLAIFTHDSALFHMIQSCLADDGVTCARYSKDVDLARALHREEFSAIVFDATAGMDASHPVLARRACFGDRRAPLIAIGEFLAQDRAIAALSAGADDIVLKPVEPRELRLRLLLAVHRFAGQPSVSDASQPAADEIGMGIYRLSRRNGCVEINGKVIRLTTREFAIAWVLFSQQGNYVTRRAIAATVWGSSEEIVGRTLEQHIYKLRKKLLLDGAFGIVLRTMYAHGYRIERAVERVMEQIVEPVESRLLRTKRHTSDNGATCTS; encoded by the coding sequence TTGAAGCTGGCAATATTTACCCATGACTCAGCGTTGTTTCACATGATCCAAAGCTGTCTGGCGGACGATGGCGTCACCTGCGCGCGCTATAGCAAAGACGTCGATCTGGCGCGTGCGCTGCATCGCGAAGAGTTCAGCGCGATCGTGTTCGACGCGACGGCGGGAATGGATGCGTCCCATCCGGTCCTGGCCCGGCGTGCGTGTTTCGGAGACCGGCGCGCGCCGTTGATCGCAATCGGTGAATTCCTGGCGCAGGACCGGGCGATTGCAGCCCTGAGCGCAGGCGCCGACGACATCGTGCTGAAGCCGGTCGAGCCGCGTGAGTTACGCCTTCGGCTCCTGCTCGCGGTGCATCGCTTTGCGGGCCAGCCGTCGGTGAGCGACGCTTCGCAGCCGGCAGCCGACGAAATCGGAATGGGCATTTACCGTCTAAGCCGCCGGAATGGCTGCGTGGAAATAAACGGCAAGGTGATCCGGCTGACCACGCGCGAATTTGCGATCGCCTGGGTGCTGTTCTCGCAACAGGGGAACTATGTGACGCGACGCGCGATTGCCGCGACGGTCTGGGGCAGTTCCGAAGAGATTGTCGGGCGCACGCTCGAGCAGCACATCTACAAACTGCGTAAAAAGCTGCTGCTCGACGGCGCGTTCGGCATCGTATTGCGAACGATGTATGCGCACGGCTACCGGATCGAGCGGGCCGTCGAACGTGTGATGGAGCAGATCGTCGAGCCGGTCGAATCGCGCCTGCTTCGGACGAAGCGCCATACGAGCGACAACGGGGCGACCTGTACGAGCTAG